In Alkalihalobacterium alkalinitrilicum, a genomic segment contains:
- a CDS encoding VLRF1 family aeRF1-type release factor, which translates to MVFSKRLDELRESHCDKGVLTIYLNTLRSGQDDWKLQLKNGLKKLEQYVKARKDNEELKNYRNVKKKVEKQLLESQHDMLKAVVVYASLDANIWEFHHLQLSVENSFCWEKHPEIEQLERIQQQYPASGVLLLQQTDLLALDTRLGEVNEEIRYTLNVESDNWRKYEGVATAERIASSANHKDQYQERIEVNQQRWLRRLAPLIDRKSRECQWVGVYIVGSQDLAKELGKYLQTKIIKVVPKNLSSLPSHKVVGEVIG; encoded by the coding sequence TTGGTTTTTTCAAAACGCTTAGATGAATTAAGGGAATCCCATTGTGACAAGGGAGTATTAACCATTTATCTAAACACACTTCGCAGTGGTCAAGACGATTGGAAATTACAGTTGAAAAATGGATTGAAAAAGTTAGAACAGTATGTAAAAGCAAGGAAAGACAATGAGGAATTAAAGAATTACCGTAATGTAAAAAAGAAAGTTGAAAAACAGCTATTGGAAAGTCAGCATGACATGTTAAAGGCTGTTGTTGTATATGCGTCACTAGATGCGAATATATGGGAATTTCATCATTTGCAACTTTCAGTTGAAAATAGTTTTTGTTGGGAAAAACATCCAGAAATTGAACAGTTAGAACGTATCCAACAACAATATCCAGCGAGTGGAGTGTTATTACTTCAACAAACCGATTTGCTTGCTTTGGATACGCGGCTTGGTGAAGTGAATGAAGAAATACGTTATACGTTAAATGTAGAAAGTGACAATTGGAGAAAATACGAAGGAGTAGCAACGGCAGAACGAATAGCATCAAGTGCTAATCACAAAGATCAGTATCAAGAACGAATAGAAGTGAATCAACAACGTTGGCTAAGAAGACTTGCCCCGTTAATTGATCGAAAATCGCGGGAATGTCAATGGGTGGGAGTTTATATTGTGGGTTCACAAGATTTAGCAAAAGAATTAGGTAAATACTTACAAACAAAAATCATTAAAGTTGTTCCCAAAAATTTATCATCGTTACCAAGTCATAAGGTCGTTGGAGAAGTAATCGGATAA
- a CDS encoding YtxH domain-containing protein — translation MEQKQCNSVCKGLIIGSAVVVTALLSYPKTRKKIVKGAEEMKHAAQDATTYIKENREEIFGKIKDTSTQISDAIRSVSDDVKQISESAQHIKTSSMEVINAAKDVVEDIKKIKEPNKEDPFEGI, via the coding sequence ATGGAACAAAAACAGTGCAATTCTGTTTGTAAAGGGCTTATTATTGGTAGCGCGGTAGTTGTAACTGCGTTATTATCGTACCCTAAAACGAGAAAGAAAATCGTGAAGGGGGCGGAAGAAATGAAACATGCAGCTCAAGATGCAACAACCTATATCAAGGAAAATCGCGAAGAGATATTTGGAAAAATTAAAGATACTAGTACGCAAATTTCTGATGCAATTCGATCTGTTAGTGATGATGTAAAACAAATATCTGAAAGTGCACAGCATATTAAAACAAGCTCCATGGAAGTTATTAATGCCGCAAAGGACGTCGTTGAAGATATTAAAAAAATAAAGGAACCAAACAAAGAAGACCCTTTTGAAGGAATTTAA
- a CDS encoding MBL fold metallo-hydrolase — protein MAYTKYKQKVSTITLPTPFLVGPVNVYLIEGHEALTLVDTGPKTEEGWHLLSDELKVRGYSANDIDQIVITHHHPDHVGLLDRFPNANLTGHRKVKPWIEQDVSFIKRTSEFLEKLFTEHGMNAKIIQDISIRNMSFLQFTCKAVVHQVVQSGDRIPGLNGWKVLETPGHAQSHIMLINEGEQMSISGDHLIKHISSNAIIEAPYGEQKERSKSLLQYRDSLMMLKDYKLNIAYPGHGEPIVDIPYLVDERVKEQDQRAAHIKQLIGKDTLSCDQITQRLFPKVYKKQPDLTFSETLGHLDLLEWTGQVTCENKDGFIFYKAT, from the coding sequence ATGGCGTATACGAAATACAAGCAAAAGGTTAGTACAATTACGCTGCCGACGCCTTTTTTGGTTGGCCCTGTTAATGTGTATCTAATTGAAGGCCATGAAGCATTGACCCTTGTGGATACTGGACCGAAAACAGAAGAAGGATGGCATTTATTAAGCGATGAGTTAAAGGTACGAGGGTATTCAGCAAATGACATTGATCAAATTGTTATTACACATCACCACCCTGATCATGTTGGTTTACTTGACCGATTTCCGAATGCGAACCTTACAGGCCATCGTAAAGTGAAACCTTGGATTGAACAAGATGTTTCCTTTATAAAAAGAACAAGTGAGTTTCTCGAGAAATTATTCACTGAACACGGAATGAACGCGAAAATAATACAGGACATATCCATTCGCAATATGTCCTTCCTTCAGTTTACGTGTAAAGCTGTGGTTCATCAGGTGGTCCAAAGTGGAGACCGTATTCCAGGCCTAAATGGATGGAAGGTCCTTGAAACGCCAGGACATGCTCAATCTCACATTATGTTAATAAATGAAGGTGAACAAATGTCCATTTCTGGAGATCACCTTATAAAACATATCTCATCTAATGCGATCATTGAGGCCCCATATGGAGAACAAAAAGAGCGATCGAAGTCATTATTACAGTACCGAGACTCACTTATGATGTTGAAAGACTATAAATTAAACATTGCTTACCCTGGACACGGGGAGCCTATTGTTGATATTCCTTATCTAGTCGATGAGCGAGTTAAAGAACAAGATCAACGAGCTGCGCATATAAAACAACTTATTGGAAAGGACACTTTATCATGCGATCAAATTACTCAACGTCTTTTTCCAAAAGTGTATAAAAAGCAACCTGATTTAACGTTTTCTGAAACGTTAGGTCATTTAGACTTACTTGAGTGGACTGGACAAGTGACATGTGAAAATAAAGATGGGTTTATTTTTTACAAAGCAACCTGA
- a CDS encoding CaiB/BaiF CoA transferase family protein has protein sequence MLDGIRILDFSQYLPGPYASLRLSDMGAEVIKVEPLSGDPARALGDKRDGTGLIFLANNRNKKSIALNLKEKEGKQIALDLMKKSDVVIESFRPGVMERLGLGYEEVNKHNKDIIYCSLTGYGQDTALSHFGSHDINYIALSGMLSQLKDTNGEPVHPTITLADLAGGMAASEAILAALVQRSIKKEGSYIDLSLTDVMVSLMNNHVLIASEKGRQQGVAELTGAMISYHVYKTKDNRYMSLGALEPKFWINFCNAVGKDEWVPAHMSETIDSNPIYREMKELFLSYSMHEWMSFAQKVDCCMAPVLEPGELTSSKYVEERRLIFTPLDGYPEVATTYDKEKGTFAELYPSPELGEHTEAVLAEVLQYDQEQIATLTTKKVVKTKGVSHGVYEIQAKG, from the coding sequence ATGTTAGATGGAATCCGAATATTAGATTTTTCGCAGTATTTACCGGGTCCTTACGCGAGTTTGCGACTAAGTGATATGGGAGCAGAAGTTATTAAAGTAGAGCCGTTGTCTGGTGACCCAGCAAGAGCGCTAGGAGATAAACGTGATGGCACGGGTTTAATTTTTTTAGCTAATAACCGTAACAAGAAGAGTATAGCTCTTAACCTTAAGGAAAAAGAGGGCAAGCAGATTGCTCTTGATTTAATGAAAAAGTCTGATGTTGTTATCGAAAGTTTTCGACCAGGTGTAATGGAGAGACTAGGATTAGGCTACGAAGAAGTCAATAAACACAATAAAGATATCATTTACTGTTCACTTACTGGGTATGGACAAGATACTGCATTAAGTCATTTTGGTAGCCATGATATTAACTATATAGCTCTTAGTGGAATGCTTAGTCAATTAAAAGATACAAATGGCGAACCTGTACATCCAACCATAACTTTAGCCGATTTAGCTGGGGGGATGGCAGCATCCGAAGCTATCTTAGCAGCACTCGTTCAACGGTCTATTAAAAAAGAAGGTAGCTATATCGATTTATCGTTAACGGATGTTATGGTATCACTTATGAATAATCATGTTTTAATAGCAAGTGAAAAGGGCCGCCAACAAGGTGTGGCTGAATTAACGGGTGCGATGATTTCATATCATGTTTATAAAACCAAAGATAACCGTTATATGAGTTTAGGAGCATTAGAACCAAAGTTTTGGATTAATTTTTGTAATGCTGTTGGTAAAGATGAGTGGGTACCTGCACATATGTCTGAAACGATAGACAGTAACCCAATTTACCGTGAAATGAAAGAACTGTTCCTATCGTATTCGATGCATGAGTGGATGAGCTTCGCACAAAAAGTTGACTGTTGTATGGCACCAGTGCTTGAACCGGGTGAATTAACATCATCAAAATATGTTGAAGAACGTCGCTTGATCTTTACTCCACTTGACGGATACCCTGAAGTAGCAACTACATACGATAAAGAAAAGGGAACATTTGCAGAGTTATACCCATCTCCAGAATTAGGAGAACATACAGAAGCTGTATTAGCGGAAGTTTTACAATATGATCAGGAACAAATTGCTACATTAACAACAAAAAAAGTGGTTAAAACCAAAGGAGTTAGTCATGGCGTATACGAAATACAAGCAAAAGGTTAG
- a CDS encoding FbpB family small basic protein: MRKHAPSFEDLVLENKKQLLQDPVALNKIEKRIEERKAKEFESLTIVEKNKKRA, translated from the coding sequence ATGAGAAAACATGCACCATCATTTGAGGATTTGGTTCTTGAAAACAAAAAACAATTACTTCAAGACCCAGTCGCTTTAAATAAAATTGAAAAAAGAATTGAAGAACGAAAAGCAAAAGAATTCGAAAGCTTAACCATTGTGGAAAAAAATAAAAAAAGAGCATAA
- a CDS encoding nucleotidyltransferase family protein: protein MMEILKTARSLNLPDWWICAGFIRSKIWDVLHGFSKRTTIPDIDVIYFDTTKLNELEEKKVEEKLKSLLPNFPWSVKNEARMHLRNNVEPYFSSVDAISKFPETATALGAKLDERGKVFLTAPCGISDVVNLVVKPTPYFMENKNLASIYNERILKKNWKATWDKVSVHKI from the coding sequence ATGATGGAAATATTAAAAACTGCTAGATCATTAAACTTACCCGATTGGTGGATTTGTGCAGGCTTTATTAGGTCAAAAATTTGGGATGTTTTACATGGATTTAGTAAAAGGACAACGATTCCAGATATTGATGTAATCTATTTTGATACAACAAAACTTAATGAATTAGAAGAAAAGAAGGTAGAAGAAAAACTCAAATCTCTTTTACCGAATTTTCCTTGGTCTGTTAAGAATGAAGCTAGAATGCACCTTAGAAATAATGTTGAACCTTACTTTTCTTCTGTTGATGCAATTTCAAAGTTTCCAGAAACAGCAACAGCATTAGGAGCAAAGTTAGATGAAAGAGGCAAGGTTTTTTTAACTGCTCCTTGTGGAATTAGTGATGTTGTCAATTTAGTAGTTAAACCGACGCCGTATTTTATGGAAAACAAAAACCTTGCATCTATCTACAATGAGCGTATCCTTAAAAAAAATTGGAAAGCTACATGGGATAAGGTAAGCGTTCATAAAATATAA
- a CDS encoding SCP2 sterol-binding domain-containing protein, with amino-acid sequence MAVKETLEKLQEKMNNEPEGIQSLQTTYQFDLTGEDEGTYQIKFENGHVEYVVGEVFEPKCTLALADSNFLKLVEGKLNPTMAFMGGKLKIKGDVGLALKLQNVLKNYQ; translated from the coding sequence ATGGCGGTAAAAGAAACGTTAGAGAAATTACAGGAGAAAATGAACAATGAACCTGAAGGAATTCAAAGTCTACAAACAACATATCAATTTGATTTGACTGGTGAAGATGAAGGGACGTACCAAATTAAATTTGAAAACGGGCACGTAGAATATGTTGTCGGAGAGGTCTTTGAGCCAAAATGCACTCTTGCGTTAGCCGATTCTAATTTTTTAAAATTGGTGGAAGGAAAACTAAATCCAACGATGGCTTTTATGGGTGGAAAGTTAAAAATCAAAGGTGACGTGGGCTTAGCGTTAAAACTTCAAAATGTGTTAAAGAACTATCAATAA
- a CDS encoding alpha/beta hydrolase: protein MNKNRNEIQRVINQLQKVMESIDFRNPSRQTKDICQYLEHYKLPQEYIRYHIGNLPVDNYSIKVQVFSPIHGKSGEVVLLLHGYLDHVGILSATIHFLTDEGYSVITFDWPGHGLSSGERADITHFEEYQRVYEALVKEVTKQYSSRLHVIAHSTGAAVVVNDLLTRYQQSLASIILVAPLIRSNLWTITKLGYYLAKPIVKKVKRVIRESSSDKRFTQFIQRDPCQPKTVPLNWLKALIDWNDRIHTVKGNDHRVLVLQGVDDETVDWKYNCRFVAKQFHNSEILLYDEGKHHLLNEKKEIRENVFNKIIQEIQGSNSKGVLKTNNE from the coding sequence TTGAACAAAAATCGAAACGAAATACAAAGAGTTATAAATCAATTACAGAAAGTGATGGAAAGCATTGACTTTAGAAATCCTTCAAGGCAAACAAAGGATATTTGTCAATATCTTGAGCACTACAAATTACCACAGGAGTATATAAGGTATCATATAGGAAATCTTCCTGTGGATAACTATAGCATAAAAGTTCAGGTGTTCTCCCCAATTCACGGGAAAAGTGGTGAAGTGGTCTTACTGTTGCATGGCTATCTTGATCACGTAGGGATATTAAGTGCGACGATCCACTTTTTAACAGATGAAGGTTATTCGGTCATTACTTTTGACTGGCCAGGACATGGTTTATCTAGTGGAGAACGAGCTGACATTACTCATTTTGAAGAATATCAACGGGTTTATGAGGCTTTAGTAAAGGAAGTAACAAAACAGTATAGCTCTCGACTTCATGTTATCGCCCATAGCACGGGAGCGGCTGTAGTGGTGAATGATTTACTCACACGATATCAACAGAGTTTGGCTTCTATCATCTTAGTTGCTCCGCTTATACGTTCAAACCTGTGGACAATTACAAAGTTAGGGTATTATTTGGCGAAGCCTATTGTAAAAAAAGTAAAGAGGGTCATTCGCGAAAGTAGTTCTGATAAACGATTTACTCAATTTATACAACGAGATCCATGTCAGCCGAAGACTGTTCCGCTTAATTGGTTAAAGGCGTTAATCGATTGGAATGATCGAATTCATACAGTGAAAGGCAACGATCATCGAGTTCTTGTACTCCAAGGAGTCGATGATGAAACAGTGGACTGGAAGTATAATTGTCGTTTTGTTGCTAAACAATTTCATAATAGTGAAATTCTCTTGTATGACGAAGGAAAACACCATTTACTTAATGAAAAGAAAGAGATTCGAGAGAATGTTTTTAATAAAATTATCCAAGAAATACAAGGGTCAAATAGTAAGGGAGTTTTAAAAACAAATAATGAATGA